gaagaagagatgataaagttgcaggaaattgtaactcttactggaattgcagaatttcagcagcagcaaccttgaGGAACTTGAAGGAAGCAGAagacgaacctcccgatctgcaagatgcaaggagtcgccggattactccagccctagctcttgatattactcacaaggggccttgatatgacacacaagacagagaagcagcagcagtcatggcggcagcagcaagaagaaacaaaatttcaaacataataggtgggggagcctcccacgattctactatttataataataaaggggggcctaaaggccttacaaataatcaatctaaagcaatcctaatcagattaggagttgggattcctaatctgaatcctaattataaaacatagaatagacttatactctaaataggagtataagtgtaaacaactaaaacaaataaaataaaatactaatccctctaaaatcgtggaggggaactaagaagataaaccatgaaaaagactgttttaaccctaggctaaaagaacaaacaaataaaaaggctccaacgaaaaaatcaaagaacagccaaattaatcatggtttcggcttctgcatcaactctccccgacttagaaacattcatctccgatgaatgggtgaaatccatgcaacGCTCTGGCAACTTGGGGCTGAGCTTGTTGACTTCATGAATGGGAGTCCACGTACCATGCTTGTGTGAAGAAACTCGTCCACGAAccttgtgatgaggaggaggaagtaaCATGTGGGCAGCAGCTTCAACACTTCCCTGGCAGAATTCTGTTGAAGTTATAACAGTGGGAATATGGTCTTCAAGTCGTGGGGCCTTCTCTTTgaagaaccaagggggcatcacaaaatcaatgtgttcaacctccaaagggtcttcaatatttataaccttctcattcagccccacctcttcaagaacagcaacttGCTTGATACTGTCTCCCTGTGAAATGTTCCCAATTACCTTGTCACAATCAACCACATCATCCATGAGAACTGGAGCAATTGTATGGACACCTTGAGCACCACCATCTAGATCTTCAAGGTGACGGTCTaagtcttcatcactatcaGGGGGTAGTGAATATATGCCATGCTCATCGTGCTCTTCAGAGGTTTCCTCTGCCTTGGCAGCCACATTAATAGgtctatgcttttgtgggcaatctttggcatagtgcccaagttcattgcaatggaaacacttgtggGGTTCATTGCTGTCCATGGAAACTTTACGTTTATAATCAGCACGTGGAGGACGGGAAGAACTACCAGCGGAGTAGCCTGATCGAGTAGGACCAGCAGTAGAATTTCCAGTTCGATTGTGACTAGTGGTAGTAGATTTGAATGCTGAAAAAGTTTTGACAGTACCCTCAGTGGAAGAATCAAATCCTCTATTCCCAAccaataattcttcagccttcaatgccttctcaaaacaatccttGACGTCCAGAACATCCACAACGCCAATAGCCCCGAGGATGTCggatctcaatcccaaccgGAATCGGGACAACATCCGGTAGCACTTTCTATTGTGTCGGCGAgatgagagagagtcaaactttTGCATGTACTCGGATACGGTCATGTTCCCTTGAcgaagggagttgaattgatcttgcATCCGAGCGGTGTAGTGTCTTGGTAAgtacttctctttcaaatcatacttCATATCCTCCCGGTTGGTAGGTGCTTTACCTTCACGTTCCATGTCCCGCTCTGCCTTGCGCCACCATTCTCGAAGCGTAACCAATTAGTTTAGTGCGTGCGATCTCATCTTTCGGTCTTCGGCAAATCATACCGatcaaagtagtcatctagggcagcaagccgGTCATAGAATTTTTGTGGATCACCATGCCCATCATACTCTTTCAATTCTAGCTTGACCTTCGTGTATCGAGCTGCCGGTTAGTAGCTTCATCTCCGgtgaagtaggacctcaaatattcctcaaagttaggtcttcgaggtgcttGATAGTTCTGTCCcctgtcttctctgtagtcatctctgtcaTACCTACGTCGATCCTCGTAGTCTCGGTCATGTCTAGACCGATCTCTATGGTCCCTGTGACGTGCGGGATGACTTCTATGATATTCATCCCTTCCCGAGTTCCATGTACTTGAGAATGAACTTGGAATCTGTCTTCCTCTACATATAGAGGGTTGCTTACAAGAGGCACAGCTTGCCTTTGTTCTATTGTTGTCATTCGATCACCAAGAACTTGCTGGTCTGTTGAGATCTTCAGCATAGCCATGATTGCAAGGGAATCAAGTTGGGGTGGTCGTGTGGGATCCATAGCAGGGCTGccatgttcagccatggctttgataccaatttaatgtagcctaggtgaaataaatctcacttaggaccaggttctgttttagggttggccgaatgggcagtttagggtaactagggcaaaattagggttaggaatgggagattgagttacggttttattgggtaatggtctgcagaattttaggagtctattagaataggttttaatgaggtttgaataagaaatagaaattcaaaaatattagggttagggttttgggtttccagatttaggatctaagctgaaactagggttaggagcagatttaggggctgggctttaggtcgagttttcctagcagagagggggtggttcggctggactttggtggggttttgatggctggttaggcctaggcagatcttagggtttctgggtttttatgttgagggaaggaattagggtttgtagtggataggtgaggctgcaagtgagatcgagtgggagggttcttgtgatggacctgtggttaggttttgagtgtaatcgatgagggaatagggctgtgatgaatgtagatgaagctagggtttggggaagtcgattaggttagatggaagtaagaagaagagatgataaagttgcaggaaattgtaactcttactggaattgcagaatttcagcagcagcaaccttgaagagcttgaaggaagaagaagacgaacctcccgatcgcaagatgcaaggagtcgcggattactccagccctagcccttgatattactcacaaggggccttgatatgacacacaagacagagaagcaaAGCGATCATGgcggcagaagaagaagaaacaaaatttcaaacataataggtggggagcctcccacgattctactatttataataataaaagggggcctaaaggccttacaaataatcaatctaaagcaatcctaatcagattaggagttgggattcttaatctgaatcctaattataaaacatagaatagacttatactctaaataggagtataagtgtaaacaactaaaacaaataaaataaaatactaatccctctaaaatcgtggaggggaactaagaagataaaccatgaaaaagactgttttaaccctaggctaaaagaacaatcaaataaaaaggctccaacgaaaaaatcaaagaacagccaaattaatcatggtttcggcttctgcatcaaTATCTCCATCAAGTTTTAAGACTGACAAGTAGAACCAGAATATTCCAATAATTACTTTTGCAGAGTAATTCATGTAGGTTGTAGATGATTGATTAATagctgatgtagatcaaaacataaaggagaagaggccaaaacactgttcacgtcaacagtgtcacagccctttATTTTGCCTGGgtgagaatattattagaagattctGTGGGGCCCAAGATCAGATTGCATGGTGCTTTATGCGTGGGGATTTAGAAGttcagtttagtttctaatttcagatttagaaaatAGAATTAAGTTTCTGTTTTTAATTAGACTTATTCTATTTTGAACCTTGCAACTTAGAGTTTCTACTTTAGTTTCAttacttgtaagttgtaacccaAGCCTCAGCCTTATCAgggactttcttattttttgtttttattttggagCTCAATCCTTAGGCTTTTATATATTGTAACCTGCCCATAGAGGCACCCCATGATTTAAttgatgaatgaaattttgcttgAATGCAATGAATATTCTCATGTCCAAATTGGTTGTGATTTGAAGGCTGAAGGaccctggctgagagagcctaatCCACCTATCTCCCCTACCTTCTAATTCTCTTCTTCCCAATTCTCTCCATCACCAATCGAAATTCCCTTGTGCTGCTACCTGTTGCTGGATTACTTCAAGTACTAGAGTTCCCTTTTAAAGGCTGCAACACCAACAACCAAGGCTGTTGCTGCTACTGTCTTCCTCATTCGAGTGCAAGCTGCTGTTGTTCTTGTACTTGGATTCCTGCTGCAACATCTGAATTTGATATCTCTATATTCCTCCATCAAACCTTGCTGGGTTTTCAAGCACAACACCACACCTTCATCCCCTCCATTCGATCCCCACTTCTACCCCATTCCATTGGCTGGAATCCTCCATATtcacaaaccttctattttcattccaccTTCATAACTTCACTTCCATCCATCAGAACCACATCAAAATTGCAGCAAAGCCTTCCCTCAATAcgccctacactcgatccaaacttGAGCCCCAACTGGTGACTGGTTTGGCCTGCAGAATTTTAGTTTTTTGTGTTGCTGCCATGTCTTCTAATTCAACCATCAGAACCAAGTGAGATTTTCAGCAGTGCTTCTACTCCATACAAGCATCaatcgatccaagtttggttgCATTCCagtggctggtttggtttgatttactAAACCTTCTAgttctgattttgtttctaatttgattttctgctgcaacctatcatcgatcctactgtagagtggttcttagttgaaccccttctacattaatAGCTGATGCACATACCATACCCTCTTGAGTCTTGATTAATCCGCATTTCTACTCATATTAAAGTGCTTGCAAACAAATCAAGGCAAATGAACTACTTTGATTTGGCATTTACccgggggggtgggggtggggggaggctAAAACAATCATGAACAAAGCAGATGACATGATAAGCAAAGTAAAGGAACCTGGAAATCAGAAAGTTGGTCCTTAGTAAAAAAAATCAGTGCATCTAACTAATGGTGACAAGCAATTTTATGATACAAAATGGAGAGGAAACCAGAAAAGGAGCAGCTACAAGCTGAAGATttgattttttataaaattagaGGCTGTCATGCACAAGAGTTATAATTTAGAGTACTACCACTGAAACCTCAACTGCACTCTTAAGAGTCTTGCGGTTAGGACCTCAGCTGCTAGACTAAGAACCCCTTAAATATGCCACACACAAGGATTACACATTTACTTAACAAGATACAGTTGGAAATCATGGTAAAAGGTACCTTTATGTCCACATGATCAAGCTACTTTGCCTTCTATCCAAgctaaaccaaaaacaaaaacggagaaataaaaaagcataaagagaaaataatttcTGCCCCCAGCTTCATCAAAGCTAACATTCAGGACTTAAACCCTATTACATTGTATTTGAGCTTGTATAGGCTGCTACCATGAAAAAGAAAGGTAGATAAATAAATTCAAGAAAGGAATCCCCCATGAGAATAGGCATCCCAAGCGCCACAAACATATAGGGACCTTTAGTGGTCCTTTGGACTGAAATCTTGATGGATCATTTATAAAATATCATACAGGAAGGATGCCAACTTGACAGATTACCTAATAGGATTAattgaaagaacaaaaaacttGGGTTATTAATTTATCCAATTAGCAGATCTTTCATTGGCTGCTCTTCTAGATGAGACCCATAGAGAGGTGGAACGCCATCCCAATATGTATGTCACTTTCTCCTGGATGAACCTATACaagggaagaaaataatgaaacagAAGCATATCTCCTAATTTGAAAGAAATTCAAATGGgaaaaatgcattctttatAGGAAAATTACACGCAAAGATCCTCTCCATAAGCtaaaaaaatgatataaaaaaacTGATTGTGATCGTGAAACTGCACCAAACAACCCATGGATGATCTACGCATCAGCACCAACATCTCTTGCTTGCAATTCCTCCTCTACTAATTCCTTTGTTGCCCTTATAAGACCCCTAATGTTCCCACTAAGAAACAAGCCATTATGTTTCATTTCTTCTAAGAGTTTCTCTGATGTCTTCCAGTCTAAAGCCTTGAGGCAAAGAGACTGAATCAACTTATTATACTCATCAAAATTTGGCTGGACACCAAATTTCTTCATCTCACTCAGCAACTTCAGAGCCTTATCAAATTCCTCAAGTTTGCAATACCCACGAATTAGTATATGGTAAGTAATAGGGGTGAGCTTGGAATGCTTCTTTTTCGCTTCTGATAGAACTCTACATGCTTCTTTCATATGACCACCCTGTGCATAACCActcataatcacattataaGTGTACACATCAGGTCTTAGACCCCTACTCTCCATCACTTTCAACAGCTCCATGGCCTCATCCATGTCCCCAGCTCTAGAAAGCACACTGATGAGTGAATTGAACACTGCATTCCCAGGAGGTGGGCCTTCATCAATCATCTTAAATAGCAAGTCCTTTGCTGCTTTCACATCTTTTATCCTACATAGACCACGAACAACAGATGAAAATGGCTTAATTGCGTACCTACGTGCTTCTCCTGAAAAATCATGTAGCAACTCAGCCGCTAACTGAACAGTTTCATCCTCTCCACATAGAGAATTGATCAGAAAATTAACAGAAGATCGAGGTGGGTACTTGTTCTTCTCCTTTGCCATCAGATAAACCAAATGTGCATCTTTAGCCCTACTTCCTTTGCAGAAACAACATATGGTCTTACCAACCTTCTCAGAATCAGGTAAGTTTCCAGTGCTGAGCATCTCCTCACAGACAGACCAGGCCCAATCGTAGAATGACCGACAACAAAGTGCGTTAATAGTAAAATAGTAAGAATCTGCATTTGGATCACAACCAAATTCTTCAAACTTGTTAAAAACTTCTAGACCAGCCTTTCCCTTGCCCAACTTCCGGAACAGATGGATCAACTCATTAAGAATATCAGTGCTTAATAAAgcattctccttctctccaaTCTCCTTGACCAAATCCCATAAAGCGTAGGCATCTTTCTTCCTCACACTAGCACTGACCACTCGAACAAGGGTATCAACAACCCGAGTACCGATAGAAAATTCAGGTTTTTTCCAGGCCCATTTGAAAAACCCAATTAAATTCTCACCCACCATAAGTGGCGTCTGGAGTACCCTGACAACGAACTCCTCATTTACCGTCAAATCCATCTTCTCCAGGCTTGATTCTAAAGGCTCCTCCAAAGTACTTTGAAGAACAGATACAACATTCTCGAGTTGTTCCAGATCAATCTCGGGTATTTCGACCGTGGTTTCTTCTATAGATTCTTCTGAGGCAAAACTGCTTACTCGATCATCACCATCAGCAGTCTCACACGATGAAAAGCCTTGGTCTTCACCTTGAACAACCTCTTTATCGGTAGCATTTTCGAAGATTTCCGAAGAAGCATCCAATTCATGAGAAACAAAACTAGCCTTATCTGCAAAAAGGACTGAAGAAGACTCTGAATCTTGCGAAACAAAACCATTTTTTTCATTAAGAACACCATCTCTTTCTGTAGGTGAAGAAGCACCTAATGAATCATGAGCTTCGTCACTTGAATCAGGACTATTAGAGGCTGAATCAAGAGAGAAAAACCTAGGGCTTTGATAAAGGGGTTTGGTTTTGGAGACCGAATTTGAGAAATGTGGAGATGCAAATCGAATTACAATTGGGGCTTTCAATGGTACCACGTTTTGAAGCGAAGGAGCTAAACGGCTTGACCATCTGAAGAGAAGAGCACCAGCTCTGAATCTCCACATCTCTCTCACTCAACGTTACAATGCGAGGGTTTTGGAGTGAAGAATGAAAGATATGAGAGTGCAGAACAGGAAGGGAGACTGGGAGAAACTAGAGAGagcagagagggagagacagaAACGAATGGATTATACTGACAGGCAAGAAACCACTCTCTGGTCGTGTAGCGCCTGCACGTGCGCGGGGACTCGTCAATGAGACCAGAGTCACATCGTTGGTGAATTGACATCTGAGGACTTCCAATCGTTTGGGATACGCTGCCTTCTATGGTTGGTGGCACATCATATATGCTCAACAGTGGTTCaaagtatcagtatcatatcgcGTATCAGCCGATACATTTTGTTTGGTACCATCAAACCGATACCAATAAGATATCAATACGGATCAAATGTATTGGTAAAAAGTggataattttttaaattgaccCCTGAATTCAATTCAACCAATCCATATTGGTATCGATCGAGACTAACATGAACATGATAACTAAAATTAGGGGTGTTAATTCCAGATTCACACTGGTAGAATCGACCTATCCCGATCAGTCAAAACCTAAAACTGGCACaattgaataataataataaacgtGTCAGGTTTGAGAACCGATTGATTATTATTCAGTCGTTCCTAGTCCAAAAGTGAAGTCTGACAGTTGTTCGACTGACTTGACCGATTGATGTctactataatatattatggggaaaagaatgctatctGGTAGTGAGGTTTCTGGGCCCAAACATAGGAGATGTGCTATCTAGTAGTGTGGTTTATGCGCCCAAACACAAGAGTACACAGAATTACTGTCCAAATCttcctgaaataaaaaattcatccatgttgatgcccctacacGCACTCTCATTGGCGGTTTGCGCTagtgcaagggctacacgacTAAACGATGTTCTCTGCCCAAAAATCTATTACTCAAATAGAGTTTTGGTAttacaaaaataggaaaaggaatgctacctggtcgcgTGGCCAGCATAGctcctacacctagacacagtACCATCCTATCCCCATGGAAAGTACCGCTCTAGCCCaatggaaaggcaaaaatcctgCCTAGATCAATGCTTGCGCATGTATTCTCATTGGCTGcgcatgcactctcattggcgcCTGTGTTAGTGCAAGAGATACACAACTAAACAGcattctcttgcccaaaaaTCTATTACTCAAATAGAGTTTGGGTATTACAAaaatgggaaaaggaacgctacCTGGTCTCGTGATAGCATGGCTCCTGCGCCTATAGACACAATACTGCCCttcccccatggaaaggcaaaaatcccacCTAGGTCAATGCTTGCGCTTGCGCTCCCACTAGCCAGTGCGTGCAAGCTCTAGAGGTTgaggcagcgatctcttgccctacaAAAATATTCAAAAGAGCTTTCCTATTCTCTGTCCAATGGAGTTTTCTACATTTTCGCAAATAAGCACCAGAGCACAGTAACAACAGCCCACTCACCACGCACCCCATTGCTTCGTTGCCCTATCATGAGGGGTTTCCACACAACATTCACACCCAGCAAAGAGAAACATCAAAATTTAGGAATGCACATCGATATTTTTATCCCTCATTTGGATTTTGCCGACGGTCCctggaaaataatcctctccaattccctaataGTATGCAATGCGACAGTGCTAAGTGGAGATCTTGACACCTAGCAGCTCAGGCATCCAATGGTCCGACAGTCCCTAGCATCACCAGTAGTAGCGCctgggaaagaaagaaagagagaaaatcacaACCACACATGTAGGTATGCAATGGAGTCTTAATACATATGACACTCGGTCTTAAAACATACCCTTACCTTCTATTATTTGGACTCAACCTTGTACAatggaaaagggggggggggggggttacgAGACTTAACCAAAGGAGTCCAGATCATGTAGATTTATTTGCAAGCTACATGTACCCAAGGATTGAGTTGGGGTAAACCCTACCTACTCCAGACCCAACATTTGtcataacctttttttttttttttttttggtaatgaacaTTTGTCATAACCACACCTCCATTTAGCACATAATTTAGTTGTTACAGCTTGTATGTCTAAGATCCTCAAGGTATGTAAAATCAATGTTGgagactttattttttattagttaATTATCTTTGGATACTCATCAGTCTCCTGTATACAGTATACCCCCATCCCATTGCCATCCCTATAATGACGAAACCCTAAATAATAAGTGGTGAAGAGGCTTGACTTGCACCACTCCCGTCCTTGTCAAAGGAAGTTACTCTTCACGAACTCGACAATGACAATGATCAAAAATTAAGGTAGGGCTTTCATTTaatatggagaaaagttctctatggggTGGGGGAGTGTATCCCACGCCCCCAAGGGAGGGGGGGCGGAGGGATGATGACTGCCCCACCCTCATGAAAGGCGGAAACCCTATCTCATATGATGCCAATGCGTGTGTTCATTTGCCACTGTGCGTGCACAGAGGCCACCCTCCCCTCAGAGAACGCAGACCCCACAAATATTAAGAATACGTCCATCGCCACTTCTTTATGCCTTTTAAGAAACGGGGAAGGATTACTAGGCAGCCCTAATACAGAGATGAATCTTAGCAGACTTTGGTTATGCCACTTGgaattttaaaaagaattaGCCAAGTGGTAAAATTAAAGGATTGAAATATAGAAAATTATTAATTGTAACAAATGtctgttattttttcaaatgtcacaaAGCATTTCTTCTATCACGTGGACAAATGATCgactgtttaccaaaaaaaaaagacataattGACTATActggagaggaaaaagagagatgatatgtccattctgaccgttggatagagaggacattGTCTAGATTAACCATGTGTTGAATTTCcaaatctaattcaatcaaataaacCCCTTTAGTGATGAC
The nucleotide sequence above comes from Telopea speciosissima isolate NSW1024214 ecotype Mountain lineage chromosome 3, Tspe_v1, whole genome shotgun sequence. Encoded proteins:
- the LOC122654385 gene encoding pentatricopeptide repeat-containing protein At3g02650, mitochondrial-like, with product MWRFRAGALLFRWSSRLAPSLQNVVPLKAPIVIRFASPHFSNSVSKTKPLYQSPRFFSLDSASNSPDSSDEAHDSLGASSPTERDGVLNEKNGFVSQDSESSSVLFADKASFVSHELDASSEIFENATDKEVVQGEDQGFSSCETADGDDRVSSFASEESIEETTVEIPEIDLEQLENVVSVLQSTLEEPLESSLEKMDLTVNEEFVVRVLQTPLMVGENLIGFFKWAWKKPEFSIGTRVVDTLVRVVSASVRKKDAYALWDLVKEIGEKENALLSTDILNELIHLFRKLGKGKAGLEVFNKFEEFGCDPNADSYYFTINALCCRSFYDWAWSVCEEMLSTGNLPDSEKVGKTICCFCKGSRAKDAHLVYLMAKEKNKYPPRSSVNFLINSLCGEDETVQLAAELLHDFSGEARRYAIKPFSSVVRGLCRIKDVKAAKDLLFKMIDEGPPPGNAVFNSLISVLSRAGDMDEAMELLKVMESRGLRPDVYTYNVIMSGYAQGGHMKEACRVLSEAKKKHSKLTPITYHILIRGYCKLEEFDKALKLLSEMKKFGVQPNFDEYNKLIQSLCLKALDWKTSEKLLEEMKHNGLFLSGNIRGLIRATKELVEEELQARDVGADA